A stretch of Anaeromyxobacter dehalogenans 2CP-1 DNA encodes these proteins:
- a CDS encoding POT family MFS transporter — MAQCPRMPETAKSRFPPSIKFLAWNEAAERFSYYGMASILVLHMVRNLGFAENEAVTAYQVFTGAVYLMPIFGALLADRYWGRYNTILWLSLGYVAGHAVLAVWESAWGLLVGLSLISIGAGGLKPCASAFAGDQIPAEDKGLLARLYDLYYWMINLGSTVSTIVIPLLLDHVSPRVAFGVPGVAMAAALLVFWLGRGRYVHVPPARVAPPAEDGGPGRGSAAGAVLRILAVFAPVIVFWALFFQYGSSWTLQAERMDRHVFGFQIAAGNVQTLDAAMVLTFIPVFAVWVFPALERRGVKVTALRKMTVGMFVTVLSFVAAAAVESALQGGAALHVAWQIPQYVFLVIGEVLVSVTALEFAFSQAPKHLRSVVMGLWYVTISVGSLLTALVAWLNRFQGVAYYAFFAAMMLAAAFVFAAVARWYRPVEAPPAAEAAA; from the coding sequence ATGGCACAGTGCCCCCGCATGCCCGAGACCGCGAAGTCCCGCTTCCCGCCGTCCATCAAGTTCCTCGCCTGGAACGAGGCCGCCGAGCGGTTCTCGTACTACGGGATGGCGTCCATCCTGGTGCTGCACATGGTGCGGAACCTGGGGTTCGCCGAGAACGAGGCGGTCACCGCCTACCAGGTGTTCACCGGCGCGGTGTACCTCATGCCCATCTTCGGCGCGCTGCTCGCCGACCGGTACTGGGGCCGGTACAACACGATCCTGTGGCTGTCGCTCGGGTACGTGGCCGGGCACGCGGTGCTGGCGGTGTGGGAGAGCGCCTGGGGGCTGCTGGTCGGCCTCTCGCTCATCTCCATCGGCGCGGGCGGCCTGAAGCCCTGCGCCTCCGCCTTCGCGGGCGACCAGATCCCCGCGGAGGACAAGGGGCTGCTCGCGAGGCTGTACGACCTCTACTACTGGATGATCAACCTCGGCTCGACCGTCTCGACGATCGTCATCCCGCTCCTGCTCGACCACGTGAGCCCGCGGGTGGCGTTCGGCGTCCCGGGCGTCGCCATGGCGGCGGCGCTGCTGGTCTTCTGGCTGGGGCGCGGCCGCTACGTGCACGTGCCGCCGGCGCGCGTCGCCCCGCCCGCGGAGGACGGCGGCCCGGGCCGCGGCTCGGCGGCCGGCGCGGTGCTGCGCATCCTGGCGGTGTTCGCGCCGGTGATCGTGTTCTGGGCGCTCTTCTTCCAGTACGGGTCGTCGTGGACGCTCCAGGCCGAGCGGATGGACCGGCACGTGTTCGGCTTCCAGATCGCCGCCGGCAACGTGCAGACGCTCGACGCGGCCATGGTGCTCACGTTCATCCCGGTGTTCGCCGTCTGGGTGTTCCCGGCCCTGGAGCGCCGCGGCGTGAAGGTGACCGCGCTGCGCAAGATGACCGTCGGCATGTTCGTGACGGTGCTGTCGTTCGTGGCGGCGGCCGCGGTGGAGTCGGCGCTGCAGGGCGGGGCGGCGCTCCACGTGGCCTGGCAGATCCCGCAGTACGTGTTCCTGGTGATCGGCGAGGTGCTGGTCTCGGTCACCGCGCTCGAGTTCGCGTTCTCGCAGGCGCCGAAGCACCTGCGCAGCGTGGTGATGGGGCTCTGGTACGTGACCATCTCGGTCGGCTCCCTGCTCACCGCGCTCGTCGCCTGGCTGAACCGCTTCCAGGGCGTCGCGTACTACGCGTTCTTCGCGGCGATGATGCTCGCGGCCGCGTTCGTGTTCGCGGCGGTGGCCCGCTGGTACCGGCCGGTGGAGGCGCCGCCGGCGGCGGAGGCGGCGGCGTAG
- a CDS encoding DUF4442 domain-containing protein, whose amino-acid sequence MLLKETALVRLLSLKIPVLLFLGPRVLELDEQGCAVKIPLRWQSRNHLGSMYFGALCAGADIAGGLVAARLIYSKHKGVNLIFADLKADFLKRADGDVVFRSRDGLRVAEAVREADRTGERVTLPVEVVATVPDKYGDEPVARFTLGLSMKRRGAGKVEERVKVAAG is encoded by the coding sequence ATGCTGCTGAAGGAGACCGCGCTGGTCCGCCTGCTGTCGCTGAAGATCCCGGTGCTGCTGTTCCTCGGGCCGCGGGTGCTGGAGCTCGACGAGCAGGGCTGCGCGGTGAAGATCCCGCTGCGCTGGCAGTCGCGGAACCACCTCGGGTCGATGTACTTCGGCGCGCTCTGCGCCGGCGCCGACATCGCCGGCGGGCTGGTCGCGGCCCGGCTCATCTACTCGAAGCACAAGGGCGTGAACCTGATCTTCGCCGACCTGAAGGCCGACTTCCTGAAGCGCGCCGACGGCGACGTGGTGTTCCGCTCGCGGGACGGCCTCCGGGTCGCGGAGGCGGTGCGCGAGGCGGACCGGACCGGCGAGCGGGTCACGCTGCCGGTCGAGGTGGTCGCGACGGTGCCGGACAAGTACGGCGACGAGCCGGTGGCGCGGTTCACGCTGGGGCTGTCGATGAAGCGGCGGGGGGCGGGGAAGGTGGAGGAGCGGGTGAAGGTGGCGGCGGGGTAG
- a CDS encoding gamma-glutamylcyclotransferase family protein, translating to MSLPVVGKAHEASAAQPFTWFVYGSSLDPEAFAAWARDHGYAPPDLGQGRPAALPGFRLAFDVVSRFWGGAVASLAEAEGEAVEGLALALPGVARGMVEHKEGVISGLYAPQEVTLRLADGSAARAVAFRAAPDRRLARDAPPSPAYLEAVIRGARAAGLSDAWIRKLEALRPAR from the coding sequence ATGTCCCTCCCCGTCGTCGGCAAGGCGCACGAGGCCAGCGCCGCGCAGCCCTTCACCTGGTTCGTGTACGGCTCCTCGCTCGATCCCGAGGCGTTCGCCGCCTGGGCGCGCGATCACGGCTACGCGCCCCCCGACCTCGGGCAGGGCCGGCCCGCGGCGCTCCCCGGCTTCCGGCTCGCGTTCGACGTCGTGTCGCGCTTCTGGGGCGGCGCGGTGGCGAGCCTGGCGGAGGCGGAGGGGGAGGCGGTGGAGGGGCTGGCGCTCGCGCTGCCCGGCGTGGCGCGCGGGATGGTCGAGCACAAGGAGGGCGTCATCTCCGGGCTGTACGCGCCGCAGGAGGTGACGCTCCGGCTGGCGGACGGGTCCGCGGCGCGCGCCGTCGCGTTCCGCGCCGCGCCGGACCGCCGCCTGGCGCGAGACGCGCCGCCCTCGCCCGCCTACCTCGAGGCGGTGATCCGCGGCGCGCGCGCCGCCGGGCTGTCCGACGCGTGGATCCGCAAGCTCGAGGCGCTGCGCCCGGCGCGCTGA
- a CDS encoding HNH endonuclease, protein MENATEFTKRLVELLRSERHAMVEFLLALAEFDRRGLWQQRGHTSLFSFLHRELKLSAGSAQLRKTAAELIQRHPAVEGALREGRLCLSSVCELAKVVTTDNCAEVLPRFFGLSSREAAAVAASIRPVENPPRREVVVPLRITVPAALPAEALRDAAPAPVALFHAHETPPVSPSAEPSASIPQAACVAVPVAKSSSVAWLDSDQARMHLTVSKAFLKKLDAARDALSHSMPGASRENVLEAALDLLIADRARRKGLTAKPQKTIRPSKPDHIPVHVRREVWARDGGRCTFLLASGERCGSTHRLELDHILPRACGGASTADNLRIRCRGHNLEEARRVFGEALVDAYAGTHLGGAAP, encoded by the coding sequence ATGGAGAACGCAACCGAGTTCACGAAGCGTCTCGTCGAGCTGCTGCGGTCCGAGCGGCACGCGATGGTGGAGTTCCTGCTTGCGCTGGCGGAGTTCGACCGGCGGGGGCTTTGGCAGCAGCGCGGGCACACGTCGCTGTTCTCGTTCCTCCATCGGGAGCTGAAGCTCTCGGCCGGCTCCGCCCAGCTCCGGAAGACTGCCGCCGAGCTCATCCAGCGCCATCCCGCGGTGGAGGGTGCGCTCCGGGAGGGCCGCCTGTGCCTCTCGTCGGTTTGCGAGCTGGCGAAGGTGGTGACCACCGACAATTGTGCGGAGGTGCTGCCGCGCTTCTTCGGCCTGTCGAGCCGCGAAGCGGCAGCGGTCGCTGCATCCATCCGGCCAGTCGAGAACCCGCCGCGGCGCGAAGTCGTCGTGCCACTCCGGATCACGGTGCCTGCTGCGCTCCCGGCCGAGGCATTGCGTGACGCGGCCCCCGCGCCGGTTGCTCTGTTTCATGCGCATGAAACGCCACCCGTCTCCCCTTCCGCCGAGCCATCCGCGTCGATCCCGCAGGCGGCCTGTGTTGCGGTACCGGTCGCCAAGTCCAGCTCCGTCGCCTGGCTCGACTCGGACCAGGCGCGGATGCACCTCACCGTCTCCAAGGCATTCCTGAAGAAGCTCGATGCGGCGCGGGACGCGCTCTCTCACTCCATGCCCGGCGCCTCCCGCGAGAACGTCCTCGAGGCGGCGCTCGATCTGCTCATCGCCGATCGTGCGCGGCGCAAGGGGCTCACGGCGAAGCCGCAGAAGACCATCCGTCCCTCCAAGCCGGACCACATCCCGGTCCACGTCCGTCGCGAGGTCTGGGCCCGCGACGGCGGGCGGTGCACCTTCCTCCTCGCGTCGGGGGAGCGCTGCGGGTCGACGCACCGGCTCGAGCTGGACCACATCCTTCCGCGCGCGTGCGGCGGGGCCTCGACGGCGGACAACCTTCGCATCCGTTGCCGTGGCCACAACCTCGAGGAGGCGCGGCGGGTCTTCGGAGAGGCGCTCGTGGACGCGTACGCGGGGACGCACCTTGGCGGCGCCGCGCCTTGA
- a CDS encoding POT family MFS transporter: protein MSASAPERYPPQVKYIVGNEACERFSFYGTSSILTVYMLQHLLYEAQDAKAYYHYFVMATYLTPLVGGWIADRFLGRYRTILWISLFYVLGHGVLAAWETRTGFFVGLALIAAGAGGIKPCVSAFVGDQFRPEQHGLLQRVYGWFYWSINLGSASAKLLIPLLLLTVGPSLAFALPGVLMAIALVVFWLGRKHYAFAPPSGPNPHGLFRVVGYALSRLGTGKPGQHWLDVARERHPQEAVDGARAVFRIMGVYAAVTLFWALYDQKGSSWVLQAKDMDLHLGTFTLSPAQLQALNPFMVMALIPLFNWVIFPALERRGIARTPLSRMTGGMFLTVLSFAAAAVVQTLIDAGHAPHALWQLPQYLLLTTGEVLVSVTGLEFSYTQAPRSMRSTIMSLWFLTIALGNLLTALVTELVPLTGAAYFWAFAALMLAAAFAFQAIARRYRPVALPQATAAE from the coding sequence ATGTCCGCGTCCGCGCCCGAGCGCTACCCGCCGCAGGTCAAGTACATCGTCGGCAACGAGGCCTGCGAGCGCTTCTCGTTCTACGGGACGAGCTCGATCCTCACCGTCTACATGCTCCAGCACCTGCTGTACGAGGCGCAGGACGCGAAGGCCTACTACCACTACTTCGTGATGGCGACGTACCTCACGCCGCTGGTGGGCGGGTGGATCGCCGACCGGTTCCTGGGGCGCTACCGGACCATCCTCTGGATCTCGCTGTTCTACGTGCTCGGCCACGGCGTGCTCGCCGCCTGGGAGACGCGCACCGGCTTCTTCGTGGGGCTCGCGCTCATCGCCGCGGGCGCCGGCGGGATCAAGCCGTGCGTGTCGGCGTTCGTGGGCGATCAGTTCCGGCCCGAGCAGCACGGGCTGCTGCAGCGCGTGTACGGCTGGTTCTACTGGTCGATCAACCTCGGCTCGGCGAGCGCGAAGCTCCTCATCCCGCTCCTGCTCCTCACGGTCGGCCCCTCGCTGGCGTTCGCGCTGCCCGGCGTGCTCATGGCGATCGCGCTGGTGGTGTTCTGGCTCGGCCGCAAGCACTACGCGTTCGCGCCGCCCTCCGGTCCGAACCCGCACGGCCTGTTCCGCGTGGTCGGCTACGCGCTCTCGCGCCTCGGCACCGGCAAGCCCGGGCAGCACTGGCTGGACGTCGCGCGCGAGCGCCACCCGCAGGAGGCGGTGGACGGCGCGCGGGCGGTGTTCCGCATCATGGGCGTGTACGCGGCGGTGACGCTGTTCTGGGCGCTCTACGACCAGAAGGGCTCGAGCTGGGTGCTCCAGGCGAAGGACATGGACCTGCACCTCGGCACCTTCACGCTCTCGCCGGCGCAGCTCCAGGCGCTGAACCCGTTCATGGTGATGGCGCTCATCCCGCTCTTCAACTGGGTGATCTTCCCGGCGCTGGAGCGGCGCGGGATCGCCCGCACGCCGCTCTCGCGCATGACCGGCGGCATGTTCCTCACCGTGCTCTCGTTCGCGGCGGCGGCGGTGGTGCAGACGCTCATCGACGCCGGCCACGCGCCGCACGCGCTCTGGCAGCTGCCGCAGTACCTGCTGCTCACCACCGGTGAGGTGCTGGTGTCGGTCACCGGCCTCGAGTTCAGCTACACGCAGGCGCCGCGCTCCATGCGCAGCACCATCATGTCGCTCTGGTTCCTCACCATCGCGCTCGGGAACCTGCTCACCGCGCTCGTCACCGAGCTCGTGCCGCTCACCGGCGCCGCGTACTTCTGGGCGTTCGCCGCGCTCATGCTCGCCGCCGCGTTCGCGTTCCAGGCCATCGCCCGGCGCTACCGCCCGGTGGCGCTGCCGCAGGCCACCGCGGCCGAGTAG
- a CDS encoding 4a-hydroxytetrahydrobiopterin dehydratase — translation MDLDFAKRKCVPCEGGIPALAPDAVDAGLGALDGWDAQEGKTRLHKHLRFADFVAAMKFVNAMADLAEAEGHHPDFCVHYSTVDVTLWTHAVGGLSDNDFILAAKLDRLREAAAARR, via the coding sequence ATGGACCTGGACTTCGCGAAGAGGAAGTGCGTGCCGTGCGAGGGCGGCATCCCGGCGCTCGCGCCGGACGCGGTGGACGCCGGGCTGGGCGCGCTCGACGGGTGGGACGCGCAGGAGGGGAAGACGCGGCTGCACAAGCACCTGCGCTTCGCCGACTTCGTCGCGGCCATGAAGTTCGTGAACGCGATGGCGGACCTCGCCGAGGCCGAGGGCCACCACCCGGACTTCTGCGTGCACTACTCCACCGTGGACGTGACGCTGTGGACGCACGCGGTGGGCGGGCTCTCCGACAACGACTTCATCCTGGCCGCGAAGCTGGACCGGCTGCGCGAGGCCGCCGCCGCGCGTCGCTGA
- a CDS encoding carboxypeptidase regulatory-like domain-containing protein: protein MRARSIAIVVAVFAAAALTAVFVVSQLPHAGRTSPLPGTPGAAVATSSPPAPPATASDGFLDVRVTAGGAPQAGAEVRAYLRARGANGAPAWLAAGIGVAGKDGVARLAARPGAYLVAARAVGLAPGRAEVIRPSGEEVTHADVALAPPVALSGRVTGPDGRPAPARLELVPLASALGDAAPDAPPEELARVETGRRGAFEVPGLAPGLYAVRADGAGFHALLVPRVAVPRAAPLELRLDALALLDGAVTGADGRPAAGAVVRAASADHSAEMTVGEDGRFQLPVPAGEYRLLAGRGGEAAALAERVTAGPGTARRGLALRLGPGAALEGQVVRASDGAPLAAAEVVLRPHQASAALARATADASGRFRVEGLAPGPWDVLAAAPGATPGRAEAVTLEPGRSFPLRLALAGLGAVEGVVTDPAGRPLARVRVRLGARGDGLAALAPREARTDFEGRFRLEDVEVGRAELAAVQDGAALGAARAVRVQAGRAARADFFLAPPGALAGRASAGGKPPPLGTAVLAATLQGPPQVARTLVDASGNFELLLPAGDYRVLAAPADAAGTNVRAAPTFARVEPGGTTRLELRVTAAAEEEGPEVRVLEPGGAPSAGAEVTLARPGDARVAMAARAGEDGRVRLGRDMGLAGREVEVRAHNGGRSGAFTGRLPAAGAVAVTLSPGAALEGVVRGGGAPVKGFALEVASQPAPEGWRTLEVHRFAGDRFELGDLPAGPLRVAVRTADGRRGEAEVRLAAGEVRRLEVAVSAAVPARAPAGR, encoded by the coding sequence ATGCGGGCCCGCTCCATCGCCATCGTCGTCGCGGTCTTCGCCGCCGCGGCGCTCACCGCCGTGTTCGTGGTCTCGCAGCTCCCGCACGCGGGGCGCACCAGCCCGCTCCCGGGGACGCCCGGGGCCGCGGTCGCGACCTCGAGCCCGCCCGCGCCGCCGGCCACCGCCTCCGACGGCTTCCTCGACGTGCGGGTGACCGCGGGCGGCGCGCCGCAGGCGGGCGCGGAGGTCCGGGCCTACCTGCGCGCGCGCGGCGCGAACGGCGCCCCCGCCTGGCTCGCGGCCGGGATCGGCGTCGCCGGGAAGGACGGCGTGGCGCGGCTGGCGGCCCGCCCCGGCGCGTACCTGGTGGCGGCGCGCGCGGTGGGGCTCGCTCCCGGACGGGCCGAAGTGATCCGGCCGAGCGGCGAGGAGGTCACGCACGCGGACGTGGCGCTCGCGCCGCCGGTCGCGCTCTCGGGACGCGTGACCGGGCCGGATGGCCGGCCCGCGCCGGCCCGCCTGGAGCTGGTCCCGCTCGCCTCGGCGCTCGGCGACGCGGCACCGGACGCGCCGCCGGAGGAGCTGGCCCGGGTGGAGACGGGGCGGCGCGGCGCGTTCGAGGTGCCCGGGCTCGCGCCGGGCCTGTACGCGGTGCGCGCCGACGGCGCCGGGTTCCACGCGCTGCTCGTGCCACGGGTGGCGGTGCCGCGCGCCGCGCCGCTCGAGCTGCGGCTCGACGCGCTGGCGCTGCTCGACGGCGCGGTGACCGGCGCCGACGGCCGGCCGGCGGCGGGCGCGGTGGTGCGGGCCGCCTCGGCGGACCACTCGGCCGAGATGACGGTGGGTGAAGACGGGCGCTTCCAGCTCCCGGTCCCAGCCGGCGAGTACCGGCTGCTGGCCGGGCGTGGCGGCGAGGCCGCGGCGCTCGCGGAGCGGGTGACCGCGGGCCCGGGGACGGCGCGGCGCGGGCTGGCCCTGCGGCTCGGGCCGGGGGCGGCGCTGGAGGGGCAGGTGGTGCGCGCCTCGGACGGCGCGCCGCTCGCCGCGGCCGAGGTGGTGCTGCGGCCGCACCAGGCGTCGGCCGCGCTGGCGCGCGCCACCGCCGACGCGTCCGGGCGCTTCCGCGTGGAGGGGCTCGCGCCCGGGCCCTGGGACGTGCTCGCCGCCGCGCCCGGCGCCACGCCGGGGCGGGCCGAGGCGGTGACGCTCGAGCCGGGCCGGAGCTTCCCGCTGCGCCTCGCGCTGGCGGGGCTCGGCGCGGTCGAGGGCGTGGTGACGGATCCGGCCGGCCGGCCGCTGGCGCGCGTGCGCGTGCGCCTCGGCGCGCGCGGCGACGGCCTCGCCGCGCTCGCGCCGCGGGAGGCCCGCACCGACTTCGAGGGGCGCTTCCGCCTGGAGGACGTGGAGGTGGGACGCGCCGAGCTGGCCGCGGTGCAGGACGGGGCCGCGCTCGGCGCGGCGCGCGCGGTGCGCGTGCAGGCGGGCCGGGCGGCGCGGGCCGACTTCTTCCTCGCCCCGCCGGGCGCGCTCGCCGGTCGGGCCTCCGCGGGCGGCAAGCCCCCGCCGCTCGGGACCGCCGTCCTCGCCGCCACGCTCCAGGGCCCACCGCAGGTGGCGCGCACCCTCGTCGACGCGAGCGGCAACTTCGAGCTGCTGCTGCCCGCTGGCGACTACCGCGTCCTGGCGGCGCCGGCCGACGCGGCCGGCACAAACGTCCGCGCCGCGCCGACGTTCGCGCGGGTGGAGCCGGGCGGCACCACGCGGCTCGAGCTGCGGGTGACGGCGGCCGCCGAGGAGGAGGGGCCGGAGGTGCGCGTGCTCGAGCCGGGCGGCGCGCCGTCGGCCGGCGCGGAGGTGACGCTGGCCCGCCCCGGCGACGCCCGGGTGGCGATGGCGGCCCGGGCCGGCGAGGACGGCCGCGTGCGGCTGGGGCGCGACATGGGCCTGGCCGGGCGCGAGGTGGAGGTGCGGGCGCACAATGGCGGGCGCAGCGGCGCGTTCACCGGGCGGCTGCCGGCCGCCGGCGCGGTCGCGGTGACGCTCTCGCCCGGCGCCGCGCTGGAAGGCGTCGTCCGCGGCGGCGGGGCGCCGGTGAAGGGGTTCGCGCTGGAGGTCGCCTCGCAGCCGGCGCCGGAGGGCTGGCGCACGCTCGAGGTGCACCGCTTCGCCGGGGATCGGTTCGAGCTGGGCGACCTGCCCGCCGGGCCGCTGCGCGTCGCGGTGCGCACCGCGGACGGGCGGCGCGGCGAGGCGGAGGTGCGGCTCGCGGCGGGCGAGGTGCGGCGCCTCGAGGTCGCGGTCTCGGCGGCGGTGCCGGCGCGCGCCCCCGCCGGCCGGTGA
- a CDS encoding MFS transporter, producing the protein MRRETAALYAGTVAVYADMYVTQPVLPVISREFGVGPARAGLTVSAVVLAVAAASSFYGPLADAIGRRRVMAGSTALLALATLACAFAPSFSVLLVLRAMQGVLVPGVTAVSVAYAGDRFRNADLPAVVGGIIAASVVGGLAGRVLSGAITANAGWRAAFVAFAIVTLAAALALARGLAPATGAPVIGWASATRGMLGHLRDPRLLGAYLVGASLFFGWIGIFTYLPYHLAGAPWHLTTGQISAVYLVYAAGVVASPIAGRLAGRIPPRRLIGIGLVVEALGMLAALAGSLPLAIAGLLVLVLGTFTAQAVAPGFVNVTARTAKGGASALYLTFYYVGGTLGSAVPGLALHAAGWPGVVATCVAGVGVGFVANWLLCGRPPRGRAPV; encoded by the coding sequence GTGCGACGGGAGACGGCGGCGCTCTACGCGGGGACGGTCGCGGTCTACGCGGACATGTACGTCACGCAGCCGGTGCTGCCGGTCATCTCGCGCGAGTTCGGGGTGGGGCCGGCGCGGGCGGGCCTGACGGTCTCGGCGGTCGTGCTCGCGGTGGCGGCGGCCTCCAGCTTCTACGGGCCGCTGGCGGACGCGATCGGGCGGCGTCGCGTGATGGCGGGGTCCACCGCGCTGCTCGCGCTCGCCACGCTGGCCTGCGCCTTCGCGCCCTCCTTCTCCGTGCTCCTCGTGCTCCGGGCCATGCAGGGGGTGCTGGTGCCGGGGGTCACGGCGGTCTCGGTGGCCTACGCGGGCGACCGCTTCCGGAACGCGGACCTGCCGGCGGTGGTGGGCGGGATCATCGCGGCCTCGGTGGTGGGCGGGCTGGCGGGCCGCGTGCTGTCCGGGGCCATCACGGCGAACGCGGGCTGGCGCGCGGCGTTCGTCGCGTTCGCGATCGTGACGCTCGCGGCGGCGCTCGCGCTCGCGCGCGGCCTGGCGCCGGCGACGGGTGCGCCGGTGATCGGCTGGGCCTCGGCGACGCGCGGCATGCTGGGCCACCTGCGCGATCCGCGGCTCCTCGGCGCCTACCTGGTGGGCGCCTCGCTGTTCTTCGGCTGGATCGGGATCTTCACCTACCTCCCGTACCACCTGGCCGGCGCGCCCTGGCACCTCACCACCGGGCAGATCTCGGCGGTCTACCTGGTGTACGCGGCGGGCGTGGTCGCCTCGCCGATCGCGGGGCGGCTCGCGGGGCGCATCCCGCCGCGACGGCTCATCGGCATCGGCCTGGTGGTCGAGGCGCTGGGGATGCTGGCCGCGCTGGCGGGCTCGCTCCCGCTCGCGATCGCGGGGCTGCTGGTGCTGGTGCTCGGCACCTTCACCGCGCAGGCGGTGGCGCCGGGGTTCGTGAACGTGACGGCGCGCACGGCCAAGGGCGGCGCGAGCGCGCTGTACCTCACGTTCTATTACGTGGGCGGGACGCTGGGCTCGGCGGTGCCGGGCCTGGCGCTGCACGCGGCGGGGTGGCCGGGCGTGGTCGCGACCTGCGTGGCGGGCGTGGGGGTGGGGTTCGTCGCGAACTGGCTGCTGTGCGGAAGACCCCCGCGCGGGCGCGCGCCGGTGTAG
- a CDS encoding metallophosphoesterase: protein MSRSALSFAVFLAVVLSILGGMHAYLWLRLVRDPSLPEPWRRIGTVLLALLAVAIPVGMFSVRLASGWAARWLPVAAFTWLGLAFILFCAVAAIDLARLSAQLALFVGDWLRQVPDPPADPGRRLFVARAVAGGAVVAAGGSAALAFRSATGPAEIHEVAVRLDRLPPALSGLTIAQISDLHVGPAIREREVRRVVEQTNALRPDVIAITGDLVDGSVRELGHAVGELSRLQARHGVFFVTGNHEYYSGVDAWVAELGRLGIRVLRNERVTVGDAGASIDLAGVDDWSAGQFGNGHGMNLPRALDGRDPERSLVLLAHQPRAIGEAVRAGVELQLSGHTHGGQIFPFNLLVRAAYPYVKGLYAHDEASARGQIFVSRGTGYWGPPMRLGSPPEIAKIVLT from the coding sequence GTGTCGCGCTCCGCCCTCTCCTTCGCCGTCTTCCTCGCCGTCGTGCTGTCCATCCTCGGCGGCATGCACGCCTACCTGTGGCTGCGCCTGGTGCGCGACCCGTCGCTGCCGGAGCCCTGGCGGCGGATCGGCACCGTGCTCCTGGCGCTGCTCGCCGTCGCCATCCCGGTGGGCATGTTCTCGGTGCGGCTCGCGTCCGGCTGGGCGGCGCGCTGGCTGCCCGTCGCCGCGTTCACCTGGCTCGGCCTCGCGTTCATCCTGTTCTGCGCCGTGGCCGCCATCGACCTCGCGCGCCTCTCCGCCCAGCTCGCGCTGTTCGTGGGCGACTGGCTGCGCCAGGTCCCCGATCCGCCCGCGGACCCGGGCCGGCGGCTGTTCGTGGCGCGGGCGGTGGCCGGCGGTGCGGTGGTCGCGGCGGGCGGCTCGGCCGCGCTCGCGTTCCGGAGCGCCACCGGGCCGGCCGAGATCCACGAGGTCGCGGTCCGGCTGGACCGGCTGCCGCCGGCGCTGTCCGGCCTGACCATCGCGCAGATCTCCGACCTGCACGTCGGCCCGGCCATCCGCGAGCGCGAGGTGCGCCGGGTGGTGGAGCAGACGAACGCGCTCCGCCCCGACGTCATCGCCATCACCGGCGACCTCGTGGACGGCAGCGTGCGCGAGCTGGGCCACGCGGTCGGCGAGCTGTCGCGGCTGCAGGCGCGGCACGGCGTGTTCTTCGTCACCGGCAACCACGAGTACTACTCCGGCGTGGACGCCTGGGTGGCGGAGCTGGGGCGGCTCGGGATCCGCGTGCTGCGGAACGAGCGCGTGACCGTGGGCGACGCGGGCGCGTCGATCGACCTCGCCGGCGTGGACGACTGGAGCGCGGGCCAGTTCGGGAACGGCCACGGCATGAACCTGCCGCGCGCGCTGGACGGGCGCGATCCGGAGCGCAGCCTGGTGCTCCTCGCCCACCAGCCGCGCGCCATCGGCGAGGCGGTGCGCGCCGGCGTGGAGCTGCAGCTCTCCGGGCACACCCACGGCGGGCAGATCTTCCCGTTCAACCTGCTGGTCCGGGCCGCGTATCCGTACGTGAAGGGGCTGTACGCGCACGACGAGGCGAGCGCCCGCGGGCAGATCTTCGTGTCGCGCGGCACCGGGTACTGGGGCCCGCCCATGCGCCTCGGCTCGCCGCCGGAGATCGCCAAGATCGTCCTGACCTGA
- a CDS encoding rhodanese-like domain-containing protein yields the protein MIRISTEEAAQRIAQGGYDLVDVREPHEWAGGHIPGARHVPLGALARAPADHLTRDRVIFVCGHGMRSQTACAIARSAGLSEVFSVDGGVVGWAAEGRPLSP from the coding sequence ATGATCCGGATCTCGACCGAGGAGGCCGCGCAGCGCATCGCGCAGGGCGGCTACGACCTGGTGGACGTGCGCGAGCCGCACGAGTGGGCCGGCGGACACATCCCCGGCGCGCGCCACGTCCCGCTCGGCGCGCTCGCCCGCGCCCCCGCCGACCACCTGACGCGCGACCGCGTCATCTTCGTGTGCGGCCACGGCATGCGCAGCCAGACCGCGTGCGCCATCGCCCGCAGCGCCGGCCTGAGCGAGGTGTTCAGCGTGGACGGCGGCGTGGTGGGCTGGGCCGCCGAGGGCCGCCCGCTGTCGCCCTGA
- a CDS encoding DUF423 domain-containing protein, producing the protein MDRLFLALGAISGAVAVAAGAFGAHALKARLAPDLLAVFQTGAQYQMYHALALLAAGWAYARTPGGAAAFAGWAFLAGTVLFSGSLYALALSGVRALGAVTPFGGVAFIAGWIALGVSALRGGR; encoded by the coding sequence ATGGACAGGCTCTTCCTCGCGCTCGGCGCGATCTCGGGGGCGGTGGCGGTGGCGGCGGGCGCGTTCGGCGCGCACGCGCTGAAGGCGCGGCTGGCGCCGGATCTGCTGGCCGTCTTCCAGACCGGCGCGCAGTACCAGATGTACCACGCGCTCGCCCTGCTGGCCGCGGGCTGGGCGTACGCGCGGACGCCCGGCGGCGCGGCCGCGTTCGCCGGCTGGGCGTTCCTCGCCGGGACGGTGCTGTTCTCCGGCAGCCTCTACGCGCTCGCGCTGAGCGGCGTGCGCGCGCTCGGGGCCGTCACGCCGTTCGGCGGCGTCGCGTTCATCGCCGGCTGGATCGCGCTGGGGGTGTCCGCGCTGCGCGGCGGGCGCTGA